A DNA window from Amycolatopsis sp. DSM 110486 contains the following coding sequences:
- a CDS encoding MFS transporter, whose amino-acid sequence MTLEVVVVVEQQQATRVRPARVAFASFVGTAVEWYDFFLFGSAATLVFNAQFFPTLNPLAGTLAAFATFGVAFVARPLGGIVFGHFGDRIGRKRMLFLSLLLMGGGTVAIGLLPTYGQIGVAAPILLVLVRLLQGFAVGGEWGGAVLMAVEHAPPHRRAFYGSWPQAGVPAGLVLSASAFLAVQQLPKDQLLSWGWRLPFLASAVLILVGLYVRSRLEESPEFKRPDVPTFPLRDTLRRSLRAVLVGIFAQAGTNVPFYIASVFVLSYGPNSAGVSRGTVLTCLIVASLVDIAAVPLVAILADRIGRRKVLLGGAVYSAAVAFPFFWLLDSGAPAAVLLAMFLLATLGHATTYSAMAGFLAELFGAEHRYTGVSVAYQVGGLITSGPAPFIAAALFAGFGGSWVIALYIVVACAITFTALLLAPRRN is encoded by the coding sequence ATGACGTTGGAGGTAGTTGTGGTTGTCGAGCAGCAGCAGGCGACGCGGGTCAGACCCGCGCGCGTGGCGTTCGCGAGTTTCGTCGGGACCGCCGTCGAGTGGTATGACTTCTTCCTCTTCGGCTCGGCGGCCACACTCGTTTTCAACGCCCAGTTCTTCCCCACGCTCAACCCGCTGGCCGGCACCCTGGCGGCCTTCGCGACGTTCGGGGTCGCCTTCGTGGCGCGCCCGCTCGGCGGCATCGTGTTCGGCCACTTCGGCGACCGGATCGGCCGCAAGCGGATGCTCTTCCTGTCGCTGCTGCTGATGGGCGGCGGCACGGTCGCCATCGGCCTGTTGCCGACGTACGGCCAGATCGGCGTCGCCGCACCGATCCTGCTGGTGCTCGTGCGGCTGCTGCAGGGCTTCGCCGTCGGCGGCGAGTGGGGCGGCGCGGTGCTGATGGCCGTCGAACACGCCCCGCCGCACCGGCGCGCGTTCTACGGCAGCTGGCCGCAGGCCGGGGTGCCCGCGGGTCTCGTGCTGTCGGCGTCGGCGTTCCTCGCGGTGCAGCAACTGCCGAAGGACCAGCTGCTGAGCTGGGGCTGGCGCCTGCCGTTCCTGGCGAGTGCGGTGCTCATCCTCGTCGGACTGTACGTGCGGTCGCGGCTCGAGGAGTCCCCGGAGTTCAAGCGCCCCGACGTGCCCACGTTTCCTTTGCGGGACACCCTGCGACGGTCACTGCGCGCGGTGCTCGTCGGGATTTTCGCGCAGGCGGGCACGAACGTCCCGTTCTACATCGCGAGCGTTTTCGTGCTGTCGTACGGGCCGAACTCCGCGGGGGTGTCCCGGGGCACGGTGCTGACCTGCCTCATCGTGGCTTCACTGGTCGACATCGCGGCCGTGCCCTTGGTCGCCATTCTCGCCGACCGCATCGGCCGCCGGAAGGTCCTCCTCGGCGGCGCGGTGTACTCGGCCGCCGTCGCGTTCCCCTTCTTCTGGCTCCTCGACTCAGGCGCGCCGGCCGCGGTGCTGCTCGCGATGTTCCTGCTCGCAACCCTGGGCCACGCCACCACCTACAGCGCCATGGCCGGCTTCCTCGCCGAGCTGTTCGGCGCGGAACACCGCTACACGGGCGTTTCGGTCGCGTACCAGGTCGGCGGCTTGATCACGAGCGGCCCGGCGCCGTTCATCGCGGCCGCGTTGTTCGCGGGGTTCGGCGGGTCGTGGGTGATCGCGCTGTACATCGTGGTGGCGTGCGCGATCACTTTCACCGCCCTGCTGCTGGCTCCCCGCCGGAATTGA
- a CDS encoding DUF2716 domain-containing protein, producing the protein MPEFAWVELDWELQRELWAEFATEFGFRRGPDPASWPAIKEPASSVCWALGPAPMQPVAQLVCDVLRACTEYWDSVFSHDSAHPSTQYRPHRVTDITDLDGWEYTHYPNGDYLIFVSKDLSFGVVGDHHEKSLCFFGETAVRAAIELNRGILGPLLRRDGQRVNSGSTTEQ; encoded by the coding sequence GTGCCGGAATTCGCTTGGGTCGAACTCGACTGGGAGCTCCAGCGCGAACTGTGGGCCGAGTTCGCCACCGAATTCGGCTTCCGGCGCGGCCCCGATCCGGCCTCCTGGCCGGCGATCAAGGAGCCGGCGTCGTCGGTGTGCTGGGCGCTCGGTCCGGCGCCGATGCAGCCAGTCGCGCAACTCGTGTGCGACGTCCTGCGCGCCTGCACCGAATACTGGGACTCGGTGTTCTCACACGACTCCGCGCACCCGTCGACTCAGTACCGGCCGCACCGCGTCACGGACATCACGGACCTCGACGGCTGGGAGTACACCCACTACCCCAACGGGGACTACCTGATCTTCGTGTCGAAAGACCTGTCGTTCGGCGTCGTCGGCGATCACCACGAGAAGAGCCTGTGTTTCTTCGGTGAGACCGCCGTGCGGGCGGCCATCGAGCTGAACCGCGGGATTCTCGGCCCCCTGCTCCGCCGTGACGGGCAACGCGTCAACTCAGGCTCAACGACCGAACAGTGA